GAGGAGGAGAGGATGGCGTGGTTGTGGCGCGAGACCACGCGTGACCGCGCCTCCCAGTGGCACCTGTCCGTGATCGAAGGGGTGGAGACGCAGGCGTCCGCCTCCACCCGCGGCGCGGGCGGACCCGATCTGGCGGCGTTCGGGTTCGCCGTCTGGTTCCTCACGAACAGCGCGCGTCTCGGAGGTTTTCGCCCCACCTATGCGGCGTACTGGCTGCTGAGGTTCGCCGTGATCGCCCGCCGGACCCCCCGCCCGGGGTTGCCCGCTCTGCTCGACGCCGACAACGCGGCTCGGTACACCCTCGATTCCTTCCCGCTGTCCGTGCAGCGGTACCGGGAGGTCTGCGCACAGTGGAGGGGAGCCGACGACGACACGCCGCCTGATGACGAGTGGCGGATGGCGGATGGCATCTCATGGACGGCACCGTCGCTGTCCGACGTGCGCGACCAACTCACCGACCCCGTGTTGCGCGAGGAGGTCGACGCCTGGCTCGCGGTTGCCGACGGGGGGTAGGAGCGCCCCTGTCACCTTTCGTGGTTCCCGATCGAGGAGCTGTGGTCGCCGGGCCTGCATGACCGACGCTCCGGGCGAAGGCATGATCCGAGGGGTGGTGTCACCGGACCCGGTGGCATCGCCGGACCGCCGACAGGCCTCTGGTCTCGCTCACTGAGCCCTTTCCAGCCTGACGGTGTGGGCGGTGACCGAGGTGGAGGCACGGCGAAGCTCCTGGTAGGCGACTTCCCGACCAAGAGCAAGGCCATCGTCAGGAGCTTCGTGTGCTTGTCCATCCTCGAAGAGGACACCTGCTACGTCCTGATCAGCGACTGACCCGACAACTCCGGCGGCCGGATCGAACCGCCGGCGGAGCTTCGCCGGGGTCGCCCTGCCGAGGAACACGACGCGGCGAGGAGTGGACGATGGACGTGCGGCACCCCACCGTGCGACGCACCTGGCGGGCACGGCTGCCGGTGGAGTTCTCGCACTTCGTGCTGTTCGACTTCACCGGCCACTTCTCGCCCGTCTTGCTCGACCCCACCACCGACTCGCGCTGGATCGGGCGGAGCGGCGACGGGGGAGCCCTGTTCCACGCCGACGACCACAACCTCGAAGCCGACGTCCTCGTCGCACTGCACGACACCGAACCGCACCCCGACGGGATCGACGGGCACTCCTACAGCGGCACGCTGCGCACCGACACCGGCTCGCTCGTCCTGACCGCCTCGACCGCCAGTCCCGGCGACATCACCGTCGAACTGCCCGCACCGGGCAGCTACCGGCTGCGCGCCCACCGCCAGCCCGACCTGATCGACACCAGCCTCGGCGACGAGGCACGCTGCGAGCAGTGGACCGTGCACCTCTGGCCCGATCCGACCGCCGACTGACCTCCACCCATCACCGATGCCCGACCCTCGGACGAACATCCCTGGCGGCACAGGGTTCGATGCCCGGCGGGCTCGGACACCTCACACCACCGCACCCCCCGTGCCCTGCCGTGATCCTCGCCACGCCCGGTGCGGGCCCGTCATGCCGCCACCCCGCCGCCGGGTTGTGCTCGCCGAAATTCGGTCGCGCAACGCCGCGCTCGTTGCAGTCCCCTGGAGTGTCCTCGGAGAGGCGGTCCGGTGGGCGGTCACTGCGACATTCGGGTGTAAACCGCATTTCGACGGAACTCGGTCGAGGTGGGATCGCCACGATCCGACCCTGTGAGCGATGACGAGGTGCCTGACGAACTCCGGTTGATCCCGGTCGAGAACTCGGCCGACGGCACGTTCACCGGCGTCCAGGCGGGCACGATCCACGGTGGTGTCCAGTTCGACATCGACCGGACACCGAAGCTCGTCGTGCTGCGGGCCACGCAGGCCGAGTTGGAGGACGTGCGGCGGTACTTCGAACCGCCCGGCGGGTACGCGGCTGCGCGGCGGGTCCTGGACGCGCGTGGTGTCGTCGTGCTCACCGGGCCGGGCACCGGCCGTTCGTACACCTCGTTGCGGTTGCTGCTCGATGTCGGGGCGAGTCAGGTCGCCGAGGTCAACCGGGAGCGGGCGCTGGGCACGTTCGACCACCTCGCTGTCGGCACGGGGTACGTGTGGGACGTGCGGGAGTCGGCGCGCAGCCCGTTCGACCGGGCCGAATTCGAACGGGTCACCAGGCTCGTGAAGGCGGTGGGGTGCCACCTCGTGATCGTGCTGGACTCGCCGGTGCAGGCCCCGCCCGAGGCCGCGGACCACGTGGTGGAGCTGAGCGCGCCGCCGGCTCATGAGGTGAGCCGTGCGGAATTGCGGCGACGGTGCCCGACCGGTTTCGACGGCCCGCTGCGGGTGCTCACCGAAGACCTCGGACTGGAGGACAAGGCGTCACCGGAGAAGGCGGTGCGCGCTGCGGAGTTGGCCGTGCTGGTGCACGAAGGGCTCGATCTGCGAGGAGCCCTGACCGCGCTGCGCGAGCACGTCGAGCAGGCCGTGGAAAGGCACCTGGCGAATGCGAACCGCACCGAGTTGGAGTTCGCGCTGTCCTTCGCCGTGGCGCTGCTGGAGAACCAACCCTACGACGAGGTGATGGCGCGGGCGTTGCTGCTGGACGAGGCGCTGCGGCGTGCCGGGCACGAAGACGGCGAACCACTGCGCCACCGGGCGTTCGCGTTGTCGAAGAAGGATTTGTTGGCGGCGGTCGCCGCGACGACGACCGTGCGCGATCACCCGGACTACCCGGGTTTGCGCGAGGAGACGGTCCACTTCACCCGTCAGGGGTGGGCGGGAGCGGTGCTGCGCCGGCTGTGGCGTGAGTACCCCTTGGCGCACGACGTGCTGTGGCAGTGGATGAGCGAGCGCGGCATGATCGCCCGGTTCACCGACGCCGTGCAGCGTGCGGTGATCACCATCGTGACCGAGATCCCCGCGCACGAGCCACTCCAGCTCGTGAACAGCCTCGCGGGACGCGGAGCGGTCGCGCACCAGAGCCTCGCGGCGTCCGCCGTGGCGCGCTTGGACGAGCGGTACGGGGACCTGGTGTCGCGGACCGTCGAGGCCTGGACGGAGGGCACGGCCTACCAACAGGCCACTGCGGTGTGGTTCAGTCTCAACCTGTCGCAGGCCCGGCCGCTGTCCGAGGCGTTGCGCCGGCTGGAGCTGATCGCCCGGTCGCCGAAGTGGACCCCGCGCAACGCCGTGGTCGCCGCCGTGCTGGAACTCGTGAAGAGCGGGGAACACCGCACGCGGGTGTTGGACGCCGTCGTGTCGTGGACCGCGAACCGCCGCCTGGCACCGGTCACGCTGCCGCTGGCGATGTGGATCACCGGTTACTTCCCCTACGCGCTGACCACCGAGCTGGCCGCGTCCCACTCGGAGCAGCTCAAGGTACTGGCGACCCGCGCGGTGACAGACCCGGAGAGCCGTCGCGCCGCCCTGGAGTGCCTGACGGAGTTGTCGGACGAGGCGCACCTGAAGGAGGCGTCCGCGAAGCGGCTGGTGCACCTGGCGCGGCTGCTGGCGCCGACGTTCACCTGGATGGGCCGCCGCAAAGCGGTGCTGGAACTGTGCGCGACCATCCCGGAGGGCCGCCACACCCTGTACCGGGCATTCCGCGTCGCAGCACGAGTGCAGGAAGGTTCTGCCTGACGCGGTCGCGTTCCAGGTGTTGACGGCACCGGGTTCTTCTCGTGGTGCAGTCGCGGAGCTATCCGTGGAGACCTTCAATCCCGTCGAGTCGGTCGTAGCGGGGCCGTGCCGTCGTCAACGTGAATTCTGCTCACGTGATGAACGTACGTGTGTTCGACGGGTCATGGCGGTCGACATGAGTTCGCTGTGGGAGGAAGACGGGAGGAAATTGAGAGAATCCAACTTGGATGAACCGGAGTGAGTTGCGCTGAAATGCGCTCAACTGCACCGTCGTCACCTGCTGAGATACTGTTTCCCAGCTTAGGTTATGATTTGGGTAATTCTGGGGGGTTGAGTTTGCAACATATCGGTTGGTCAAGTGGTCGTCTCTTCAGGCTGGACTGAAGGCGACTCGTGGTTGCTGCGCGACTGTATCGCCCTGCTTGGTGATGCCGTTCGAGGTGTTTGAGGGCGGCTGAGGGTTCACGGCGCGGTGTCGTGCGGCTGGCACCACCGGTGATCCTGGTGGTGGTCGTCCAACTCCTCGGGCGGGGCGGTAGTCGCGGCGGCCATGATCGCGCCGATGTCGTGGTGCATCAGGCCCTTGAGCGTCAGCGCGGAGCGCAGTACCTGCTCGGGGCCGACGGGGGGAATCTCCAGCATGGCGTCCCGGTTCGAACAGCGAGTGCCGGCCCGCGCGCAGCTCGGCCTCGCCCAGGGCGGCCCGGACGGGTTGTCGGCCCCGCGGCGCAATCCCCGGCAGGATTGGCGCGCCCTCGTGCGGCCGGACGACCGCGGTGGCGGTCTCCTGCCGCCTGTCGCTGGTGATCCGCAGTCCACGCTGGGAAGCGCAGCACCCTCGGATCGATGGCTGACCACGCGCGGGCCCTCGCGCTCGTACAGCAGCTACATCAGCTCTCGCGGTCGCCCAGGACGCTGATCATGGCTAATGACCTGCGACGATGACTTTTCGAGGGGCACAGGGCGTGTCAGGTCGTGTAGAGAGCCGCGACGGTGCTGTGCACCGTCGTCGAGTACACCGGGTCGGAGATGTGGGTACCGCCGAACACTGGTCCGTTTCCCCTGGTCATCGTCCAACCGCCGGTGGTTTCGAAGTCGGGGTTCGCGATGTGGCACCCCGTGAGTCGGATGTCGTCGAACCGGACGAGCACCCGGTAGTTCGCGACGCCCTTCGCCTCGTAGAGCCGCAACATCAGCGTGCCCACCCCGTTGGTCAGGTATGGCGTCAGGTCGCGTGGTGAGGACGTGTACCAGTCGGTGCCCTCGCTGGCGATGTCGCGTTCCCACACCTTCGTGCCCCCGATGAGCGCCTGCTTCATGTGGTAGCCAGGTGTGTTGTCGCCCCAGTTGTCCTGGTGCCACAACACCATCGAGCAGGATGTGGACCCAGGGTCGAGCCGCACTGCGGTACTGGCTGCCGCGAAATCGCCGGCTTGGGTGTCCGTGTTGCTGTGCACGGTGAAGACCAGCCCGCCGCGCCCGGTGTGCGCGAACGAGACGTCCCCGGCCTGAGGAAGGTCCGGGGTGAGCGGCAGTGCGTACTGCACCACACCCGCGATCTTGCCCGCCTTCACGTACTCGATGCCGACCGCGGTCACCGTGCGGACGTAGCCGACGTCCGGCGTGACCGTGGTGGCCGACAGCGTCGCCGCGTACGGCATCAGGAGGAGCTTCTTGCTCTTCGCCGCGAGCAGCGCGACAGCGGTGTCGAGATGGCCGCGCAACGATCCGGTCCACACCGTGTTGCGGTTCGGGGAGTCGTTGAACGGCAGGATCAGGCTGTCCATGACATTGGCGTACGAGATCGTGAACGCCTCGGTGAGCTGGTGGACGTAGACCACCGGGTAGAAGTCGATGCCGGCGGCGGCGCGGATCTGGCCTGTGTAGGCCGGCGTGAAGAAAGCCCTGTTGTAGTAGAAGTCGTCCATCGCCCACGCCTTGAGCACCGCGTACTCGTCGGCGAGTGCGCCGATCGCTCGCGCCCAGGCCAGGTAGTCCTTCTTGTGGGGCAGGTAGGTCGAGCACGTGTCGTCGACGCCGGGGCACTCGGTCGGCGGCACCAGGTAGGCCCACGTGGTCAGGCCCGCGGTCTGGGCTTCGCGCAGGAACGGCTCGAAGTCGTTCCAGTCGTTCTCGTTGTGGACCAGGAACGCGTAGGTGTTCGCGTTCATCTCTCGCAGCCGCGCGACCGTGGCCTGCGCGTCGACCCGGCCGTTGACGCGAACCGGGTTCGCGTAGCTCGCACGCACTCCAGGCGCGGGCGCTGCGGTTGCCTGTGCGGGGAGAAGCAGCCCGGCGAACACGGCTGAAATCAGGAGGATGAGGGCGGTTCTCAACACGAACCCGCTGTTATGCCGACACACGTGTCTCAGCCCGCTTCGATGGCTTGGACGATGAGTTCGTTGCGGGCGTCCTGGCCCAGCGGCTCGGTGGTGTGGACGCCGTCGCGGAGGTAGGCCGTGAGCCGGGTCGGCTTCGCGGCGAGGAACTCGGCCCAGCGGATGACGCGCAGGTTCGGGTGGCGACGTTGGGCGTCGGCCAGCTGGAGGTTGATCCAGGCGCTGTTGCGCTGGTCGGCCAGCTGGACGGCGGCGGGTTGGCCGGTCCGGGAGACCTGGGTGTTGACCCAGTAGACCGTCCGGGTCGGGCCGACGACGGTCATCGTGCGGTCGACCTGCGCGGCGAACACCGGCGGGGTGAAGATGTCGTTCGACCCGGTGGCCATCAGGATCCGGCGCGGTAGTCCGTACGTCTGAGACCACTGGGCCAGCGCGTCGACAGCCGGTGCGGTGGGGCGGCCGGACCAGTTGTGCACGGCGATGACGTCCCCGGTCCGGCTGTGCAGTCGCTGGGCCAGGGTGTAGCCGTCCTGGACGGAGATGCTGTCCCCGAACATGAACAGCCCGTCGGTGTCCAGGACTGGCCTGATCTGGGTGAGGGTCGAGATCGCCTTGGACAGGTTCTCCCACGGGCCCAGGGCGCCGGAGCCGTAGCCGTCGGCGGACGCCTGCCCCGTCGTCAGCAACGTCGAGCCCACGGCGACGGCTCCCGCGGTGAGCAGGCGGCGACGCGTGGTCTTCGCCGACGCGTTCACGAGAGAACCCGCGGAGTCGTCGGCTCGGATGGGCTCGGTGCCGTTGAGCCCGGCGGTCGGTGCATGGCTGTGCCTCCCGAAGTGTTCGGTCACGAAACAAATGTGTGATGCACGACAGGTGCTGCTATACGCACGCCAGAAGGTCGCTGACCTCGATGGGAAGGCTCCAGCCGGAGCTGTCGTAGGAGATCATCAGCCGCCTCTTCGTCGTGATGGGGCACGTCGATTCGTAAGTGTTGGTGGAGAAGACGGTCCGCTGCTCGCCGGCGGCCAATGTCGCCACGCCGGAGTCGTCGGGGGCCCAGCGGATCCACTGGGAACCCATGTCCCTCTCAAGTCTCCAGGTGACCGTACGAGGGCTCGTGGCGTTGTTGATCAGGCCGAGGTACCCGCGGTGCAAGCAGGAGTTGCTGTCGCAGTTGTACCGGACGCAGACCTGGTAGAGGATCTTGCCGTGTCCCTCGGTGCCGGAGCACCTCGGTGACGCCGGGATCCCCGCGTCGACCGCGACCAGTGGTGCCGGACGGCTCGTCTCGGCTGCGCTCGCCGTGCCGGCGACGAAGATGACCGCCGTGGCCGTTGCACAGGCGGCCATCAGGATCGCCGGCGCTTTCTTCAGCATGGATTCCTCTTTCGTCGGCACTGTCGGCGGTGGTCATCGACGTGTCGTCCGACCTGCGTACGCCGGGGGAGTGGCGTTGGTCCGCTGCGTGGAAGCAGGGATGAACACGGTGCGGATCGAGCCGTCGGTCGAGCGCCACGTGAAGATCGGACTGCCGGTGGTGAGCAGGAGGCCGGTGGGGTCGGTGGCGGCGTCCTCGAAGTAGTGCACGGTCCACGGGCTGAAGCCGCCGGCCGGTGCGACCTGGCTTGACTGGTGGACGAGGCCGTCGGTGCCGCGCACCGCGAGTTCGACCAAGCCCCCGGCACGCAGTACCGCGGCGGGTGGGCCTGCGGCGGCGACGTTGCCGATGCTCTGCCAGGCGCCGGGGAACACACCTCCGGATTCACGTTGTGCGCGCACGGTTCCGTCCGTTGCGCGGGCGAACACCTGGAGGTCTCCGTTGGCGTGTGCCACGGCTGCGGGTTTGCCGGTGGTGTCGCCGCCGATGGTGCGCCACGTGCCGAGCGTGCCGCCGGAGTACCGGGCGGTGCGCAGCGTGCCGTCACCGGATCGGGCCACGATGTCCAGCGCGGTTCCGTTGCGCACCAACGTGAAGTCCGCGGTGAGGTCGGCGCCGCCGAGCTTGCGCCACGGCAGGTAGGTGCCGTTGGGCGCGACCTGGGTGCGCCGCCACAGTGCGCCTGCGTCGTCGACCGCGTACACCGTCAGCGTCTTGTCCGCTTCGGACGCCACCACCGGGTCGCTGAGCATCCAACCCTGGTGTGCCGTGACGCCGGTGATCGGCCCCCATGCGCCGTTCGGGGTGCTTTGCACCCTGCCTCGGTAGGCGGCGTCGTCGTGGCTGTTGGCCAGGGCTTCCAGCCTGCCGTCCTCGCGCACGCCCGCCCCCGGTGCGCCGGTGAACTGGTGGTAGTCGGCGATCACCTGGTACTCGATGATCTCGTAGTCGCCCGGGTAGCGCTGCTTGCCGGCGGTGAGGCCGCCCGCGGAGTTGACGTAGAAGAACGTCACCAGGCCGTCGGTGCCTTGTACCGGTGTGGTGGGGGCGTCGTGTCGTTGTGGCACGGAGGGTCGGGTCGGCACCGGGTATCCGGTGAGGCGGCAGCCGTTGGTGTCGGCGACGATGTCCAGTTCATCAGCCCAGCCGGATCCGATGATCTTGCCGCCCGACCAGGTGGCGGTGTTCTCGTGGTAGCGGTACCAGACCAGTGCCTGGGTGCCGGTCCGCGTTCCGTAGAGGACGTCGCCGCCGGCGGAGAAGACGTGGGTGAAGGTGTTCCAGTTCGAGCCGACCCGTTCGCGGTACTGGGTGAACCGTTCGGAGGCGGCGTTCCAGCGGAACCGGAACAGGTCGCCGTCGGGGGTGCGGGCGTACAGCACGCCGTCGTCGCTGGCGACGATGAGGTCGTACTGGTTCCAGCCGGTGTCCAGGACCTTCGCGGGAGCCCACGTGCCGGTGGCGTGGTCACCGGTCCAGGCGAAGGCCTGGAGGTGTCCCTCGGCGGTGACGGAGTACAGCCTGTCCCGCCCGTCGACGGTGACGTGGTTGCGGTATGCGGCCTGCACGTAGCGGCGCCAGCCGCCGCCCACGTCCCTGAACTGCTCGCCGTTCCAGGTGTCCCAGCCGGTGCCGTTCCAGCGGTACCGGAGGATGTCACCGGTGGTGCCGTCCAGCCGGTAGATCACCCCGTTGGGGCCCGCCAGCGTGCGATCGCCGTTCCAGCCCCCCGTGCCGATGGTGCGCTTCGTCCCCCAGTCGGCGACACCGGTTTCCGGTTCGTTGTGCGGGTAGAGGAAGATGCTGCCCGCCTGGGTCACCCCGAAGATGTTCGCCGCCGAGTTGCAGGTGAGCGCTGCCGTGATGGCCGCCTGCGCCACCGGGACGGTCGTGCCGGTCAAGGCGGCGGTGAGCGCCACGATGGTGGCGGGGAATCGTTTTCTGCGCTTGCTCGCGCCGACCTCTTGCATGTGATAGCTCCCGTTGTCCGGTGTGTGGACAGCCCTGGGGCACTGTGACCGCGTACCTTTTCGGGCTGCCAGGGTTCCGCTCCGGTTGATGGCCTATTCGACCTGGAGAACGGGGCTGTGCTGTTCCACGTGGTAGGTCGACTCCCAGACCTGGCCGACGGACGTGTACGCCGCGCTCCTGCGGGGGATGGCGCACGTGGCGGTGGGGGTGGATTTGACGGAGTGCGCGGGGACGACGAAGTTGCTCCAGACACCGCCGGCGCAGGTGATCGACGTACCACTACGGGTGTAGTCCACCCAGATCGTGTCGACGGACCAGGCGACGTCGCCGGCGTTGCCGAGGTTGACGGTGAAGTACACCTCGTCGTCGTCGGCCCACGCGCAGGTCTGCCAGTACCACTCGGTGTGGCCGGTGACGCGGCTGTAGCCGCTGCAGGCGCTGCCTGCCTGCCCCGGCGGCACCACGACCGCCGCCGACGCGGGTGTGGACAACGCGATGAGCCCCGCGCTGAGCAGCACCCCGGTCATGAAGAGCCTGAACATGTGCCTCATCCCCGTTCCTCCGATGTCGGCTCCCGCTCGATTGCCCTTCGGTGGTGTCATCGACGTGCCGCCCGTCCTGCGTAGGCGAGGGAAGCCGTGTCGGTTTGCCGTGTGGTGGCGGGGATGAAGACGGTGCGGATCGAGCCGTCGGCCGAGCGCCACGTGAAGATCGGGCTGCCGGTGGAGAGGAGCAGGCCGGTGGGGTCGGTGGCGGCGTCCTCGAAGTAGTGCACGGTCCACGGGCTGAAGCCGCCGGCCGGTGCGACCTGGCTTGACTGGTGGACGAGGCCGTCGGTGCCGCGCACGGCCAGTTCGATCAGACCTCCAGCGCGCAGCACCGCGGCGGGGGAGCCGGTTGCGGTGAGGTCGCCGATGGTCTGCCAG
This region of Saccharothrix longispora genomic DNA includes:
- a CDS encoding tachylectin-related carbohydrate-binding protein, with the translated sequence MQEVGASKRRKRFPATIVALTAALTGTTVPVAQAAITAALTCNSAANIFGVTQAGSIFLYPHNEPETGVADWGTKRTIGTGGWNGDRTLAGPNGVIYRLDGTTGDILRYRWNGTGWDTWNGEQFRDVGGGWRRYVQAAYRNHVTVDGRDRLYSVTAEGHLQAFAWTGDHATGTWAPAKVLDTGWNQYDLIVASDDGVLYARTPDGDLFRFRWNAASERFTQYRERVGSNWNTFTHVFSAGGDVLYGTRTGTQALVWYRYHENTATWSGGKIIGSGWADELDIVADTNGCRLTGYPVPTRPSVPQRHDAPTTPVQGTDGLVTFFYVNSAGGLTAGKQRYPGDYEIIEYQVIADYHQFTGAPGAGVREDGRLEALANSHDDAAYRGRVQSTPNGAWGPITGVTAHQGWMLSDPVVASEADKTLTVYAVDDAGALWRRTQVAPNGTYLPWRKLGGADLTADFTLVRNGTALDIVARSGDGTLRTARYSGGTLGTWRTIGGDTTGKPAAVAHANGDLQVFARATDGTVRAQRESGGVFPGAWQSIGNVAAAGPPAAVLRAGGLVELAVRGTDGLVHQSSQVAPAGGFSPWTVHYFEDAATDPTGLLLTTGSPIFTWRSTDGSIRTVFIPASTQRTNATPPAYAGRTTRR